In the genome of Paenibacillus pabuli, one region contains:
- a CDS encoding VWA domain-containing protein yields MEADLNELGSIKEIVKDKPELNRAETLNRWRLILGESAEAGLSHAEDYTPDDFKYTEVDEILGYLYNREYGEEQGYRKGGGRGPSDLTVPRWLNKVRDLFPKPTVEILEKQALDRYGLTEMLTDKKLLESLEPNMNLLKNIMQFKGRMKGDVLKSAKEIVRVVVDELRRKLESQTKASITGKRSRYASSSVRSLRNLNFKQTITKNLKNYDKNHRRFVIDRLYFDGNIQSHNKWDIIIGVDESGSMLDSVIYSSVMASIFYRLNALRTKLFIFDTQVVDLSDRLEDPVDVLMNVQLGGGTHITKALRYGETLIENPGKTIYILVSDLEEGYPIQHMYKACKDILDTGCKLLVLTALDFNGDTVYNKHAAQTLSNMGAHVAAITPNELADWIGEIIT; encoded by the coding sequence ATGGAAGCTGATCTAAATGAGCTGGGTTCGATCAAGGAAATCGTGAAAGACAAACCGGAACTTAACCGAGCGGAAACCTTAAACCGTTGGCGCCTCATCCTGGGTGAATCCGCGGAAGCGGGACTATCCCATGCAGAGGATTACACCCCTGATGATTTTAAATATACGGAAGTCGATGAGATTCTGGGATATCTGTATAATCGCGAATACGGTGAAGAGCAGGGTTACAGAAAAGGAGGAGGACGAGGCCCTTCGGACTTGACCGTTCCCAGATGGCTCAATAAAGTCAGGGATTTGTTCCCGAAACCAACGGTGGAAATTCTGGAAAAGCAGGCGCTTGACCGGTATGGCCTGACGGAAATGTTAACGGACAAAAAGCTGCTGGAGTCACTCGAACCGAATATGAACCTGCTCAAAAATATTATGCAATTCAAAGGACGAATGAAAGGCGACGTATTAAAGAGCGCTAAAGAAATCGTACGAGTCGTGGTTGACGAGCTGCGACGTAAACTGGAATCTCAGACTAAAGCGAGTATTACGGGCAAACGCAGCCGATATGCATCCAGTTCGGTGCGTTCCTTGCGCAATCTGAATTTCAAGCAGACGATTACCAAGAACCTGAAGAACTATGACAAAAACCATCGCAGATTTGTCATTGATCGTCTATATTTTGACGGAAATATCCAGTCTCATAACAAGTGGGACATCATCATTGGTGTGGATGAGAGCGGAAGCATGCTGGATTCAGTGATATACAGTTCAGTCATGGCCAGCATTTTCTATCGCCTGAATGCACTGCGAACGAAATTGTTCATTTTTGACACACAGGTTGTCGATTTGAGTGACAGGCTGGAAGATCCGGTAGATGTGCTCATGAACGTACAGCTTGGCGGGGGAACCCATATAACCAAGGCGCTCCGTTATGGTGAGACGTTAATCGAAAATCCCGGTAAAACAATATATATTCTTGTTAGCGATTTGGAGGAGGGTTACCCGATCCAGCACATGTACAAGGCTTGCAAGGACATTTTGGATACGGGCTGCAAGTTGCTTGTGCTGACTGCCCTCGATTTTAACGGAGATACCGTGTACAACAAACATGCTGCCCAAACCTTATCCAATATGGGTGCACATGTAGCTGCGATTACGCCCAATGAGCTCGCTGATTGGATTGGCGAGATTATTACTTGA
- a CDS encoding sigma-70 family RNA polymerase sigma factor has product MKEDQIRKAVARRDHEAMEWVMNQYAGLLWKIIYSILHNASTEEIEECVADTFFSFWQNPLSFQPERSSLKNYLATIAKNKAIDRYRKWNRRSEISYEESIHFVQTEDTLSHLLSIERYQELEQAIESFPEPDREIMKRRFYEGQKPLEISEALSLHIRQVNNKIYRSKQWLRKWWLQKK; this is encoded by the coding sequence ATGAAAGAAGATCAGATCAGGAAAGCAGTTGCAAGGCGTGACCATGAAGCTATGGAATGGGTGATGAATCAGTATGCCGGATTGTTGTGGAAAATTATTTATTCCATATTACATAATGCCTCAACAGAAGAAATCGAAGAATGCGTAGCAGACACGTTTTTTTCATTTTGGCAAAATCCACTTTCTTTCCAGCCCGAGCGCAGCAGTTTAAAAAATTATTTGGCAACCATTGCCAAGAACAAAGCCATTGATCGTTATCGGAAATGGAATCGCAGAAGTGAGATTTCATATGAGGAGAGTATTCATTTTGTTCAAACTGAGGACACTCTCTCTCATTTGCTCAGTATAGAAAGGTATCAAGAATTGGAACAAGCTATTGAATCGTTTCCTGAGCCTGACCGGGAGATTATGAAACGTCGATTTTATGAAGGTCAGAAGCCATTGGAAATTTCAGAAGCCTTGTCTTTGCACATCAGACAGGTCAATAACAAAATTTATCGTTCGAAACAGTGGTTGCGTAAGTGGTGGTTGCAGAAGAAATAG
- a CDS encoding DUF2642 domain-containing protein — protein MHRFKYYGDPQDYALSAAPQYYLNRDVQHKNTLALPNYVEPKFTELLFQHIGLKIVITTTVGKLIGILDDVSSDYVTLDVLGKKHHIRLCEIVYFEIAKE, from the coding sequence ATGCATAGATTCAAGTACTATGGAGATCCACAGGACTATGCCTTATCCGCAGCTCCGCAATATTATCTAAATAGAGATGTACAACACAAGAATACTTTGGCATTACCGAATTATGTGGAGCCCAAATTCACCGAGCTATTATTCCAACACATAGGGTTAAAGATTGTCATCACGACAACTGTCGGCAAATTGATAGGTATTCTGGATGATGTTTCTAGTGATTACGTAACTCTTGATGTTCTTGGGAAAAAGCATCACATTCGACTATGTGAGATCGTTTATTTTGAAATAGCAAAAGAGTGA
- a CDS encoding DUF4132 domain-containing protein, which translates to MLTADRTVEALVEKFAEVCSKEYSLKTDRSSEIIEYVLGTTEKFPDLIGNSSHYAYQTIEVLMKLAKKDDGDIFFRAGAIVIHMESNYSRRNSWRTDGFTLCLGNDSEAYGLSGKSKTNDRMGGLLYRLEKINRFAGEKEILDELKSRLKGNSHDVINGMILLRLYSDLNDSPSHLAQVQQFTQSLPALFQHVMNHDTSKLRNELHTLIEPLVVCNFQTKHNRSAYELNDEFLRDKHNQVIAENYSDTSRSKKEQLSYSEFDKTMMLLSNALLYLVNISGGKQRFLDENSETGRILLEAINQLHEIYPLEVRRYLLSMDQRTKNANELLSGLVPLDEPYQLIEMLRSELESYTIPWKFLQSTIVNEPQQAIRAYHILNPPFLKLCIQKMLEDHGIAVPEVDETVEQAVFSALRHPLDGGRQGLAIARYLNGESSLEEYWEDPNSRGLFNNLNRDKKRVHNLISISFLPLDSDAMRRFVILTTYPEWTLDIVSDMYQSYAFSGEKLLERYGQDPEVKQEKLLSSLISLNGMTDYKYKSMPQDEYRRIIQQNLDFALGQYKKLPTDTRILILEITFEQRHELSTKQVAEAIRAGLQDSSKKANGVALSEFNRIPEQDLYTAIYRAEKKAGVKEMALSAIRSLDNSKDIYLELLKSEKSAEWKNLIQILLDTADQSPEYAHSALAEQADAKKLSRLSWLSLNDLPSLMRSEDDQPLDDRIKQYVLVQSLDHTSAPNERLNELREYVSEESLARFAGELLQLWIQEGASAKEKWVMYLSALFGDNQIVNILAPQIKEWTENSRGAIAADAVKVLAYLKEPSALMAIDKVKRSVKNRQVKGAAEEALQLAAENMGLTSEQLEDRLVTTLGFDQNGTMQLSYGERSFRIKVSGDLQVLVVNEETGKSVKSLPAPAQKDDADLAAKSKARFTQLKKDLKTMVNIQSQRLEESLSKQRLWSADEWSALFVQNVIMRKFAVGLIWGTYEEGELLTTFRYMEDGTFNTVDEDEYELPSGSLVGLIHPLELDHSTLEGWKTQLEDYEIKQPFEQLNRQIHVPEDEDKDKVEYDRLPESDFSPTAFPKALEKYGWIKGPAQDGGWYHEFYKEYGDLVAELRFSGTSITYYEGLEDITLESLHFFKPGSQKHYYYGDHKSIALGEIAGRVFSETIYDILRASGR; encoded by the coding sequence ATGTTAACCGCAGATCGCACAGTAGAGGCTTTGGTGGAGAAGTTTGCAGAGGTGTGTTCCAAAGAATACTCATTAAAAACAGACCGGAGTTCGGAAATTATTGAATATGTATTGGGAACAACGGAGAAGTTTCCTGACCTCATAGGAAATTCCAGCCATTATGCTTACCAGACGATAGAGGTACTTATGAAATTGGCCAAAAAAGATGACGGAGACATCTTTTTTCGAGCGGGAGCCATTGTAATTCATATGGAATCCAATTATTCCAGAAGGAATTCGTGGAGAACCGATGGTTTTACGCTCTGCCTTGGAAACGACTCGGAAGCCTATGGACTAAGCGGAAAGAGCAAAACCAATGATCGTATGGGCGGGTTGCTTTACAGGTTGGAGAAAATCAATCGGTTTGCCGGAGAGAAGGAAATTCTGGATGAATTAAAAAGCAGACTGAAGGGAAATTCCCACGATGTAATCAATGGAATGATACTCCTTCGACTCTATTCTGATCTCAATGATAGCCCTTCTCATCTTGCCCAGGTGCAACAATTCACTCAATCTTTGCCAGCATTGTTTCAACATGTGATGAACCATGATACAAGTAAGCTGCGGAACGAATTACATACATTGATTGAGCCACTGGTGGTTTGCAATTTTCAAACGAAACATAACAGATCTGCGTATGAATTAAATGATGAATTCCTCCGGGATAAGCATAATCAGGTTATAGCTGAGAACTATTCGGATACTTCACGTTCCAAAAAGGAACAACTCTCTTACAGTGAGTTCGACAAGACGATGATGCTTTTGAGCAATGCCTTGTTGTATTTAGTTAACATCAGTGGGGGAAAACAACGCTTCCTAGATGAAAACAGTGAGACTGGTCGGATTTTACTCGAAGCCATCAACCAATTGCATGAGATTTATCCACTTGAAGTTCGACGCTACTTGTTGAGCATGGACCAAAGAACGAAAAATGCCAATGAGCTGCTGTCAGGACTGGTTCCTCTGGATGAGCCATATCAGCTAATTGAAATGTTACGTAGTGAACTCGAATCGTACACCATACCATGGAAATTTCTACAATCGACTATTGTGAACGAACCACAGCAGGCCATTCGAGCATATCACATATTAAACCCCCCTTTCCTCAAATTGTGTATTCAAAAAATGCTGGAGGACCATGGGATCGCTGTGCCAGAGGTGGACGAAACGGTTGAACAAGCTGTGTTCAGTGCTCTTCGGCATCCATTAGATGGAGGAAGACAGGGGCTTGCGATTGCACGATATTTGAACGGGGAAAGTTCACTTGAAGAATACTGGGAAGATCCGAATAGTCGCGGATTGTTTAATAACCTGAATCGTGACAAAAAGCGCGTTCATAACTTGATCAGCATTAGTTTCCTGCCTTTGGATTCGGATGCGATGCGTCGGTTCGTGATTCTCACCACGTATCCCGAGTGGACACTGGATATTGTCTCTGATATGTATCAATCTTACGCGTTTAGCGGAGAGAAGCTGTTGGAACGTTACGGCCAGGATCCAGAGGTTAAGCAAGAGAAATTGCTGTCTAGCCTAATTTCGCTGAACGGTATGACCGATTACAAGTACAAATCGATGCCCCAGGATGAATATCGCCGGATCATTCAGCAAAATCTGGACTTTGCTCTGGGGCAGTACAAGAAGCTGCCCACAGACACGCGCATCTTAATTTTGGAAATTACCTTTGAACAACGTCATGAACTTTCGACAAAACAAGTAGCCGAAGCAATTCGTGCCGGCTTGCAAGATTCATCCAAAAAAGCAAATGGCGTGGCGTTATCTGAGTTCAATCGCATTCCTGAGCAGGACTTATATACTGCCATATATCGTGCGGAGAAAAAAGCGGGCGTGAAAGAAATGGCTCTGAGTGCGATTCGCAGTTTGGATAATAGTAAGGATATATACCTTGAGCTTTTAAAAAGTGAAAAGTCTGCAGAGTGGAAAAACCTGATTCAAATTCTGCTGGACACTGCGGATCAAAGCCCGGAATATGCTCATTCGGCACTTGCAGAACAGGCAGATGCCAAAAAGCTGTCCAGATTAAGCTGGTTATCCTTGAACGATCTTCCTTCTCTGATGCGTTCAGAGGACGATCAACCCTTAGATGATCGAATCAAGCAATATGTTTTGGTGCAATCATTAGATCATACATCTGCACCAAACGAGAGACTGAATGAACTACGTGAGTATGTAAGTGAGGAATCGTTGGCACGGTTTGCTGGCGAGTTACTCCAGTTGTGGATTCAGGAGGGGGCTTCCGCGAAGGAGAAGTGGGTGATGTACCTCTCCGCACTATTTGGTGATAATCAGATTGTGAATATTCTGGCTCCCCAAATTAAGGAATGGACGGAAAACAGTCGCGGCGCCATAGCAGCAGATGCTGTAAAAGTACTGGCCTATCTGAAAGAACCATCCGCCCTGATGGCAATTGACAAGGTTAAACGCAGTGTGAAGAACCGTCAGGTTAAAGGTGCGGCTGAAGAAGCATTGCAGCTCGCAGCTGAAAATATGGGACTAACCTCGGAACAGCTTGAGGATCGACTGGTCACTACGCTTGGTTTTGATCAGAATGGAACGATGCAGCTGAGCTACGGGGAGCGTTCATTCCGGATTAAAGTGAGTGGGGATTTGCAGGTCTTGGTTGTCAACGAAGAAACGGGGAAATCAGTGAAGAGTCTGCCTGCCCCTGCACAGAAAGATGATGCTGATCTTGCAGCGAAGTCCAAGGCACGTTTCACTCAACTGAAAAAGGATCTCAAAACGATGGTTAACATCCAGTCGCAACGTCTGGAAGAATCGTTGTCCAAGCAGCGCCTGTGGTCTGCTGATGAATGGTCAGCACTGTTTGTACAAAATGTAATCATGCGGAAATTTGCTGTGGGTCTGATCTGGGGAACGTATGAAGAGGGTGAACTGCTCACAACCTTCCGTTACATGGAGGACGGCACGTTTAATACCGTCGATGAGGATGAATACGAGCTGCCTTCAGGTTCGCTGGTGGGACTGATTCATCCACTCGAACTGGACCATTCTACACTCGAAGGATGGAAAACACAGCTGGAGGATTACGAGATCAAGCAGCCGTTCGAGCAGTTGAACCGACAAATTCATGTGCCTGAGGATGAAGACAAAGACAAGGTTGAATATGATCGCTTGCCAGAGTCTGACTTCTCTCCAACGGCATTCCCCAAAGCGCTGGAAAAGTACGGCTGGATCAAAGGCCCCGCGCAGGATGGCGGCTGGTATCATGAATTTTACAAAGAGTATGGAGATCTTGTCGCAGAACTGCGGTTCAGCGGGACGAGTATTACGTATTATGAAGGGTTGGAAGATATTACGCTTGAATCGCTGCACTTCTTTAAACCAGGCAGTCAGAAACATTATTATTATGGCGATCACAAGTCCATTGCTTTGGGTGAAATTGCAGGTCGTGTGTTCAGTGAGACCATCTATGATATTTTGAGAGCGTCAGGACGTTGA
- a CDS encoding DUF4179 domain-containing protein, giving the protein MNPGDHFTEQNLTNIKKLFHEKARLEADSQCNSQKKSTQLNKRRSRKLIYIPIAAILSLTIVTGAAAAMGVIDLSTILQFLSGDRINILRPVNKTSEDQGIRMQNLGAVRDGSTTEIYVSLKDLTEDRVNASLDVYDFHVSGGRAHNAQLVHYDAAEKTAIVRFLVQGKRLSNRMSVQISSFLSGAHKKEDYDSGLNLSEFLSKKQQNDYDTLDPLKDWISGWGGPSALELSEQEFIHVLRQEQTHIKLPGIDWMYLSNIGFVDGKLHIQINPDDEMGRYNHGYFFFTDDRGNKQDIPMNSVSYGSYIKGGTRYGGDHEEYIFDISDISQLNNLRLKGDFTSYDQFVTGKWETTFDLKQDSLSKTGKAILMLDEEIRTEIVVSSLGITLMGKGVNQLKPENLHMELYLNDGTSILPKSGFLNIDDNLMKWISSQTVPVNEVNYLMLNGQKVLLQDP; this is encoded by the coding sequence TTGAATCCAGGAGATCATTTTACGGAACAGAATCTAACTAATATCAAGAAATTATTCCATGAGAAAGCGCGCCTTGAGGCAGATTCGCAATGTAATTCACAGAAGAAGAGCACACAACTAAATAAAAGAAGATCCCGTAAGTTAATCTATATCCCGATTGCCGCCATCCTGTCTTTAACTATTGTCACAGGTGCAGCAGCGGCCATGGGAGTAATTGATCTTTCAACTATTCTGCAATTTTTGAGTGGAGATCGAATCAACATTCTTCGTCCGGTAAATAAGACCAGTGAAGATCAGGGCATACGCATGCAGAATCTCGGTGCAGTTCGAGACGGCAGCACAACTGAAATATATGTGTCCCTCAAGGATTTAACGGAAGACCGGGTTAACGCTTCACTTGATGTATATGATTTTCATGTATCAGGTGGTCGTGCACATAACGCGCAGTTAGTACATTATGATGCTGCTGAGAAGACTGCGATTGTCCGATTTCTGGTTCAGGGAAAAAGGCTCAGCAATCGGATGAGCGTTCAGATCAGTTCTTTTTTATCAGGTGCACATAAAAAAGAGGATTATGATTCTGGGCTCAATCTCTCAGAGTTCCTGAGTAAGAAGCAGCAGAACGATTATGACACTCTTGACCCACTCAAAGACTGGATTAGCGGGTGGGGAGGTCCTTCCGCTCTGGAATTAAGTGAACAGGAATTCATTCATGTCCTTCGTCAGGAACAAACCCATATCAAGCTGCCTGGGATCGATTGGATGTACTTATCCAATATAGGTTTCGTTGATGGGAAATTGCATATTCAGATTAATCCCGATGACGAGATGGGTAGATACAATCATGGTTATTTTTTCTTCACTGATGACCGAGGGAACAAGCAGGATATTCCTATGAATAGTGTCTCCTATGGCTCTTATATCAAAGGTGGTACTAGATACGGTGGGGATCATGAGGAGTATATTTTTGATATTTCAGATATCAGTCAACTCAATAATCTTCGGCTTAAAGGTGACTTTACCAGTTACGATCAGTTCGTTACGGGGAAATGGGAAACAACTTTTGATCTGAAACAGGATTCATTAAGTAAAACTGGAAAAGCAATTCTTATGCTGGATGAGGAAATACGTACAGAGATTGTAGTCTCCTCCCTGGGTATTACGCTCATGGGCAAAGGCGTCAATCAACTAAAGCCTGAGAATCTTCATATGGAACTCTATCTCAACGATGGCACAAGCATTCTTCCCAAATCGGGGTTCCTGAACATTGACGACAATTTGATGAAGTGGATATCATCTCAGACAGTACCCGTAAATGAAGTAAATTATCTGATGTTGAACGGACAGAAAGTGTTATTGCAGGATCCTTAA
- a CDS encoding WG repeat-containing protein produces the protein MSMSEPLLTQIVKQHIPADAAVVTIDKPVKHPAIYASDLTGDGMPEIAAVYEQGGELMLLVLKFYHGYWIKMSLTKGMGYGVTLLTAATVTSTARNNLIVGWQIGAIWSKLAVYDWTESGLTDLAPEDLYYSHAEIIDMPGHHGRDGKVEIALWIHDTGEAYRIDIIRWQNGKWVQAADVYPYYFPKVVQYYEQLAAQYPDYTFYWYYLADAQYKAGLFPAALASVQKALSFSDPYPSREVLLELEKKIRQVMGTEGSRETTWLFPVSVRTTKGTRWGYMDTQGRMRLEPVLDDAQNFQQNGLAVVVKDGKTGLINLNGQFVVQPVYDSINSFTEGRAIVIDSQGFKMIDEHGTVLTKRAYPFIADVKDGRALFYLSDSSQAGGEVSRYGYLDTSGNEVIRAQFASANDFHDGKAVVQIKENEYALINRNGQRLATYPYAYVGPLGNGLLPFQKEASGKYGYIDESGHIRIQPSFTSAFPFSGGYAIVNTAEDYNSIYGVINTQGTFIIQPAYNDIRDLGEHRLALGQAIDPKQPFIGSVYAIADVSGRRLSDFVYTDVSNYKGGLASATNGTQTFFLDLNGRPAPGYPRVEGSGTLELVAADLIKAYVDQRVSYVNRAGQIIWRQNTIVPLHPPYRVREEKYKPNPDYLVYYPQLEGLSDQAVQLAVNAKLKALSQVKPIPADQKLDYTYTGDFDITFYQEQLLQLKLTGYNYPAGAAHGMPTMIYAIINLGSGQMYQLKDLFKPNSDYVKVLSKIVGDQIKNDPQYSYVFPDTYEGISPDQPFFVTANALHLYFNPYEIAPYVAGFPTFTIPFAQIKDIINTEGSFWKAFHA, from the coding sequence ATGTCCATGAGCGAACCTCTGTTAACGCAAATAGTCAAACAACATATCCCGGCTGACGCGGCAGTCGTCACCATTGATAAACCGGTCAAACATCCGGCCATTTACGCTTCAGATTTAACCGGCGATGGAATGCCGGAGATTGCTGCTGTATATGAGCAGGGCGGAGAATTAATGCTGCTTGTTCTGAAATTTTACCACGGTTACTGGATCAAGATGTCTTTGACTAAAGGCATGGGGTATGGCGTTACCTTGCTGACAGCGGCAACGGTGACATCGACGGCGCGAAACAATCTCATTGTTGGTTGGCAAATCGGTGCGATCTGGTCGAAGCTTGCTGTATACGATTGGACGGAATCAGGACTGACAGACCTGGCACCAGAAGATCTGTATTACAGCCATGCAGAAATTATCGACATGCCAGGTCATCACGGCAGGGACGGCAAAGTAGAAATTGCACTCTGGATTCATGATACGGGCGAAGCTTATCGGATCGACATCATCCGCTGGCAGAATGGGAAATGGGTCCAAGCAGCAGATGTATATCCGTATTACTTTCCTAAAGTCGTACAGTATTACGAACAATTGGCTGCACAATATCCAGACTACACGTTCTATTGGTATTATCTTGCGGACGCTCAGTATAAAGCAGGATTATTTCCGGCTGCACTCGCTTCTGTCCAAAAAGCGCTAAGCTTCAGTGACCCATACCCTTCACGGGAAGTTTTACTTGAGCTGGAAAAGAAGATTAGGCAAGTTATGGGCACAGAGGGTTCGCGTGAAACGACGTGGTTATTTCCGGTATCGGTCAGAACAACAAAAGGAACCCGGTGGGGTTATATGGACACCCAAGGTCGTATGCGGCTTGAGCCGGTACTTGATGATGCTCAAAACTTTCAACAAAATGGCCTGGCTGTCGTGGTAAAAGACGGGAAGACAGGCCTCATCAATCTTAACGGCCAATTTGTCGTTCAACCTGTATACGATTCCATTAATTCTTTTACAGAAGGTCGGGCCATTGTCATTGATTCTCAAGGGTTCAAGATGATTGATGAACACGGCACAGTATTGACCAAACGAGCATACCCGTTTATTGCCGATGTGAAGGATGGTCGAGCGCTATTTTACCTTTCAGACAGCAGTCAGGCAGGCGGGGAGGTCAGTCGTTACGGTTACTTGGATACCTCTGGAAATGAGGTCATTCGGGCACAGTTCGCTTCAGCGAACGATTTTCACGATGGCAAGGCCGTTGTGCAGATCAAGGAAAATGAATATGCGTTAATTAACCGAAATGGTCAGCGGCTGGCAACGTATCCGTATGCCTATGTTGGACCTCTGGGTAACGGATTACTTCCTTTTCAGAAAGAGGCATCGGGTAAATACGGTTATATCGACGAAAGTGGACATATCCGAATTCAGCCTAGCTTCACCTCGGCATTTCCGTTCAGTGGTGGGTACGCTATTGTGAATACAGCCGAGGATTACAACTCCATCTATGGCGTTATTAATACACAGGGCACATTTATCATCCAACCCGCCTACAATGACATTCGGGATCTGGGAGAACACCGGCTGGCCCTGGGGCAAGCGATTGATCCCAAACAGCCTTTTATCGGGTCGGTCTATGCAATTGCGGATGTCAGCGGCAGGAGGCTTTCGGATTTTGTATACACGGATGTATCGAATTACAAAGGAGGGCTGGCTTCGGCCACAAATGGGACACAAACGTTCTTTCTGGATCTCAATGGGCGACCTGCACCAGGATATCCTCGTGTTGAAGGCTCAGGCACCCTTGAATTGGTTGCTGCAGATTTGATCAAAGCGTACGTTGACCAGCGCGTATCCTATGTAAACCGTGCGGGACAGATCATCTGGCGGCAAAATACAATCGTTCCGCTTCATCCGCCTTATCGTGTACGCGAAGAGAAATATAAACCCAATCCCGATTACCTCGTGTATTACCCGCAGTTGGAAGGGTTATCGGATCAAGCAGTACAGCTTGCAGTTAACGCCAAGTTAAAGGCGCTATCCCAAGTAAAGCCCATCCCTGCGGATCAGAAGCTAGATTACACGTATACAGGGGATTTTGATATTACATTCTACCAGGAGCAATTGCTTCAACTCAAACTCACGGGTTACAACTACCCGGCTGGTGCAGCACATGGCATGCCTACGATGATTTATGCGATTATTAATCTGGGAAGTGGCCAGATGTATCAGCTCAAGGACCTATTTAAGCCAAACAGTGACTATGTGAAGGTGCTCAGCAAAATTGTTGGTGATCAGATCAAAAACGATCCACAGTACTCTTATGTTTTTCCGGATACGTATGAGGGGATCAGCCCGGATCAGCCTTTTTTTGTCACAGCGAATGCACTGCATCTATACTTTAACCCTTATGAAATTGCTCCTTATGTGGCGGGATTCCCGACGTTTACGATTCCTTTTGCCCAGATCAAGGATATCATTAATACAGAGGGCTCATTCTGGAAAGCTTTTCATGCTTAA
- a CDS encoding RDD family protein yields MYNAGFWIRLGASILDAIIIALPLMVIAGLITGNFDSDEPIAKILSALYSILLPVFWYGRTIGKRICGIRIRKYDTHQPPGIGTMLMRVVVAGLVYGITFGIGFIISVIMVAVREDKRAIHDFIAGTEVVWD; encoded by the coding sequence TTGTATAATGCAGGTTTTTGGATAAGGCTCGGCGCCAGTATTCTGGATGCTATTATTATTGCATTGCCGTTAATGGTTATCGCAGGACTGATTACAGGAAACTTTGATAGTGATGAACCTATAGCCAAAATATTAAGTGCATTGTATTCCATTTTATTGCCCGTTTTCTGGTACGGTAGAACGATAGGGAAACGCATCTGCGGGATTCGAATTCGAAAATACGATACACATCAGCCCCCGGGAATTGGAACGATGCTGATGAGAGTTGTTGTTGCAGGACTGGTATATGGAATCACATTTGGCATTGGTTTCATTATAAGTGTCATTATGGTTGCTGTACGCGAAGACAAACGTGCAATACATGATTTTATCGCAGGTACCGAAGTCGTTTGGGACTAA